The Caulobacter sp. FWC26 genome contains a region encoding:
- a CDS encoding cyclopropane-fatty-acyl-phospholipid synthase family protein, translated as MFALREPEGRDRMAYGKLRRFIELSALDRPWVGRVFDKKRKSAPPRDAHADWDWNSDYASGVLDRLWRNDQRHHHRLLASLLASARPNPAVLDIGCGEGALYHTMALHRPSAYLGVDISSLAIERARERAKATPIDGPVAFETGNGSAYETDQTFDVIVFSECAEFLGDMGKVLDHYRKNLREGGKFGLTMWLATRQLPTWELLKTQTKVDDEAVVCTAWGGAWIVAVLSPR; from the coding sequence ATGTTCGCGCTGCGCGAGCCAGAAGGGCGGGATAGGATGGCTTACGGCAAGTTGAGGCGCTTTATCGAGTTATCGGCGCTTGATCGCCCTTGGGTCGGACGTGTCTTCGACAAGAAGCGCAAAAGCGCGCCGCCGCGAGACGCACACGCTGACTGGGACTGGAACAGCGACTACGCCTCGGGCGTCCTGGATCGTCTGTGGCGTAATGACCAGCGACACCACCACCGGCTGCTGGCCTCGCTTCTGGCCAGCGCGCGCCCTAATCCTGCAGTGCTGGATATCGGCTGTGGCGAGGGCGCGCTTTATCACACCATGGCGCTGCATCGCCCTTCGGCATATCTTGGTGTCGATATCTCCAGCCTGGCGATCGAGCGCGCGCGCGAGCGCGCCAAGGCGACACCGATTGACGGACCGGTCGCCTTCGAGACCGGCAACGGGAGCGCCTACGAGACCGACCAGACCTTTGATGTTATTGTCTTTTCTGAATGCGCTGAGTTCCTGGGCGACATGGGAAAGGTGCTTGACCACTACAGGAAGAACCTGCGGGAAGGCGGCAAGTTCGGCCTGACCATGTGGCTTGCGACCCGCCAACTTCCGACCTGGGAATTGCTCAAGACCCAGACCAAGGTGGACGATGAAGCCGTTGTCTGCACCGCCTGGGGCGGCGCATGGATCGTGGCGGTGCTCTCACCGCGTTAG
- a CDS encoding TraB/GumN family protein — protein MFNKLNRSARRLFAGMVSVVALGFAGTALAEPALWAIKDKDSTIYLFGTVHVLKPDTQWRSAKIDKALADSGDLTLELVGADDPAVMQPLVMRYGVDPANKLSAKIGPEDFKRASELGQSAGMPPQALEMMRPWLAAVSLAMAPMIKAGYDPKSGVEGVLTRDVKAAGKPVAGLETPEQQIRFFADLPSATEIEFLKSSLKDAEGGAAKLDKMVAAWASGDVAALEAQFITEMKTQYPDLYELLLVKRNVDWANQLKTKLDGSGVSFVAVGSGHLVGAESVQAQLAKLGIKAERVK, from the coding sequence ATGTTCAACAAACTCAATCGCTCGGCCCGCCGCCTGTTCGCCGGCATGGTCTCCGTCGTCGCGCTCGGCTTCGCCGGAACCGCCCTTGCCGAACCGGCCCTCTGGGCGATCAAGGACAAGGACTCGACCATCTACCTGTTCGGCACCGTCCACGTGCTGAAGCCGGACACCCAGTGGCGCTCGGCCAAGATCGACAAGGCCCTGGCCGACAGCGGCGACTTGACTCTGGAACTGGTCGGCGCGGACGATCCGGCGGTGATGCAGCCGCTGGTGATGCGCTACGGCGTCGATCCGGCCAACAAGCTCTCGGCCAAGATCGGTCCGGAGGACTTCAAGCGCGCCAGCGAGCTGGGTCAGTCGGCCGGCATGCCGCCCCAGGCCCTGGAGATGATGCGTCCGTGGTTGGCGGCGGTGTCGCTGGCGATGGCGCCGATGATCAAGGCTGGCTACGATCCCAAGAGCGGCGTCGAGGGCGTGCTGACCCGCGACGTCAAGGCCGCCGGTAAGCCCGTCGCCGGTCTCGAAACGCCCGAACAACAGATCCGCTTCTTCGCCGACCTGCCTTCGGCCACCGAGATCGAGTTCCTGAAGTCCAGCCTGAAGGACGCCGAAGGCGGCGCCGCCAAGCTCGACAAGATGGTCGCGGCCTGGGCGTCGGGCGACGTGGCGGCTCTGGAAGCGCAGTTCATCACCGAGATGAAGACGCAGTACCCGGACCTCTATGAGCTGTTGCTGGTCAAGCGGAACGTCGACTGGGCCAACCAGCTGAAGACCAAGCTGGACGGTTCGGGCGTCAGCTTCGTCGCGGTTGGCTCGGGTCACCTGGTCGGCGCCGAAAGCGTCCAGGCTCAATTGGCCAAGCTGGGCATCAAGGCCGAGCGGGTCAAATAG
- a CDS encoding alpha/beta fold hydrolase produces MTAKISCPRRAGLRTSAILVAILAATGVFGGDHAHAAPLAPVAASPAAERMTVTVVGQGPDVILIPGLASSGAVWDGTVKQLSATHRIHVVQVAGFAGAPVAGNAEGAVVGPLVEAIDGYIKAKGLKSPAVIGHSLGGFTGLLLAERHPESIGRLMIVDSLPFFSLLFSPAATPDMVRPQAVQMRDATAAMSAEAFASQQAMGAPRFVKSAEGQKQVTAWGGASSPSVVGRAMYDLLVTDARGDLAKVKAPTTLLYAYDAGTGMPAAAADKLFVDAYAGLPGLTARRIDDARHFIMLDQPQAFAQAVADFLK; encoded by the coding sequence ATGACTGCAAAGATCTCATGCCCACGCCGCGCTGGTCTGCGCACGTCGGCCATTCTCGTGGCCATTCTTGCCGCCACCGGCGTGTTCGGCGGCGACCACGCCCACGCCGCCCCGCTGGCGCCGGTGGCCGCAAGTCCTGCCGCCGAGCGCATGACGGTGACGGTCGTCGGCCAGGGTCCTGATGTGATCCTGATCCCGGGCCTGGCCTCGTCCGGCGCGGTCTGGGATGGGACGGTGAAGCAGCTTTCGGCGACCCACCGGATTCACGTCGTGCAAGTGGCGGGATTCGCCGGGGCGCCGGTCGCCGGCAACGCCGAGGGGGCCGTGGTCGGTCCGCTGGTCGAGGCCATCGACGGCTACATCAAGGCCAAGGGCCTGAAGTCGCCCGCCGTGATCGGCCATTCGTTGGGCGGCTTCACGGGCCTGTTGCTGGCCGAGCGCCATCCGGAGTCGATCGGCCGACTGATGATCGTCGACAGCCTGCCGTTCTTCTCGCTGCTGTTCTCGCCGGCGGCGACCCCCGACATGGTGCGCCCGCAGGCCGTGCAGATGCGCGACGCGACGGCGGCGATGAGCGCCGAGGCTTTCGCGAGCCAGCAGGCCATGGGCGCGCCGCGCTTCGTGAAGTCCGCCGAGGGACAGAAGCAGGTGACCGCCTGGGGCGGCGCGTCGTCGCCGTCGGTCGTTGGGCGGGCGATGTACGACCTGCTGGTCACCGACGCGCGCGGCGACCTCGCCAAGGTGAAGGCGCCGACGACGCTGCTCTACGCCTATGACGCCGGGACCGGCATGCCGGCGGCCGCCGCCGACAAGCTGTTCGTCGACGCCTATGCGGGTCTGCCGGGTCTGACCGCCCGCCGGATCGACGACGCCCGCCACTTCATCATGCTCGACCAGCCGCAGGCGTTCGCCCAGGCGGTCGCGGACTTCCTCAAGTAG